In Bradyrhizobium sp. 195, the sequence GCCGAAGCAGAGATTGGCGCAGCGCTCGGGCAGCTTGATGAAGGCGAGCGGCTTGCCGTCCGCGCTGAACACCATCACGCCGTCGAGATCTTCGGACCTGGCCTTGAGCTGAAACACCTTGCGGCCGCCGATATCGGTGGGCTCGGATTGCAGCGCGCCGTTGGAGCCCCAGCCGCACCAGAGATTGCCGTCGCGGTCGACGCGGACACCGTCGAGCGATCCCTGGTCGGCGGCGTCGATCAGCTTGGTCTTGCCGCTGAGCGCGCCATCGTCGCTGACATTGTAGCTCCAGATGCTGCGGTTCGGCGTGCCCTTCCATTCGACGATGTAGAGCTTCTTCTCGTCGGGCGAGAAGGCAAGACCGTTGGGATTGACGAGGTCAGTGAGGACCGCGCTAATCTTGCCGTCCTTGGCGATGCGGTAGACGTTGGTGGTGGCCTGCTCGGCCTTTTCCTTCTTGCCTTCCCACTCGCCATTGATGCCGAACAGCGGATCGGTGAACCAGATGCTGTCGTCGGACTTCACCACGATGTCGTTCGGCGCGTTCAGCCGCTTGCCCTCGAACTTGTCGGCGAGCACGGTGATCTTGCCGTCCTTCTCGGTGCGGGTGATGCGACGGGTGACGGAATGCTCGCAGGTGACGAGGCGGCCCTGGCGATCCCGGGCATTGCCGTTGGCGTAATTGGCATTGGCGCGGAACACGCTGGTCTGCCCGGTCTTCTCGTCGAACTTCATGATCCGGTTGTTGGGAATGTCGGAGAACAGCAGATAGCCGCCTTCGGGGAAATAAGCGGGGCCTTCGGCCCAGCGCATGCCTGAAGCAACCTGCTCGACCGTCGAGGAATAGAGCCGGTACTTTGTGAAACTGGGATCGAGGATCTGGACGGCGGGATCGGGATAGCGCTGGTTCGGCGTGAACGCGAACGATTGCGCGCCGGCGGCGCGGGCGAGAAGCGTGGACGCCATTGCTGCGCCAGCGCCGGTCACGAGGTTCCGTCGCGTGAAATTCATAAAAGTCCTCCCTGCTTGATAAAAGGCCGGCGCTTGCTGCGCCGGCTCACGACTTGATACGGGTTCGTGTCGGCCTTACCGGCCGTTCTTCTTCCGCCATTCGGCAAAGTCGGTCAGCGTCTGCGGATCGGTGGCGGGATAGAGACCGAAGATGCCGCGACCCTTGCCGACTTCCTCGGTGACAAAGTCCTCGAACGCGGTCATCTCGAAGGTTTCGTTGGCGATCTCGTCCGCGAGATGCGCGGGGATCACGATGACGCCGTCGGCATCGCCCAGGATGACGTCGCCGGGAAACACCGGCGCATCACCGCAGCCGATCGGGACGTTGATCTCGATGGCCTGATGCAGCGTGAGATTCGTCGGCGCCGAGGGGCGATGATGATAGGCGGGGATGCCGAGCTTGGCGATCTCGGCGGAATCGCGAAAGCCGCCGTCGGTGACGACGCCGGCGACGCCGCGCTTCATCAACCGCGTCACCAGGATCGCGCCGGCCGAGGCCGCACGCGCGTCCTTGCGGCTGTCCATCACCAGCACCGCGCCCGGCGGGCAATCCTCGACCGCCTTGCGCTGCGGATGCGAGCGATCTTTGAAGACCTCGATCGTGTTGAGATCCTCGCGCGCCGGCATGTAGCGCAGCGTGAAGGCTTCACCGACCATGGCCGGCTGGTCCGCGCCGAGGGGATGCACATCCTGGATCATCTGGACGCGCAGGCCGCGCTTGAACAAAGCGGTGGCGACGGTAGCCGTGGAGACGGATTTGAGCTTGGTGCGGGTGGCTTCGGAAAGTTTGGACATCTCATGCTCTCTCTGGTCGTCATTCCGGGGCGCGCCACTTGGCGCGAGCCCGGAATCCATCAGGCCGCAGTCTGTGCCGCTTGATGGATTCCGGGCTCATCGCTTCGCGATGCCCCGGAATGACAGGGTCATCAGTAAATCGAAGGCTCGCCGATCGGCGCGCCGAAATCGGTCTCGAGGAAGTCGAAGTCGCAGCCGTCATTGGCCTGCTTGATGTGTTTTGTGAACATCCAGCCATAGCCGCGCTCGAAGCGGCGCTCGGGCTGCTTCCAGGCGGCGCGGCGCTTTGCGAGCTCGGCTTCGCTCACATCGAGGTTGATGGTGCGGGCGGCGACATCGAGCGTGATGCGATCGCCGTTCTGCACAAGGGCCAGCGGGCCGCCGATGTAGGACTCGGGCGAAACGTGCAGGATGCAGGCCCCATAGCTGGTACCGCTCATGCGCGCGTCCGAGAGGCGCACCATGTCGCGCACGCCCTGCTTCACGAGCTTGGTCGGGATCGGCAGCATGCCCCATTCCGGCATGCCCGGTCCGCCCTGCGGCCCCGCAT encodes:
- a CDS encoding SMP-30/gluconolactonase/LRE family protein; amino-acid sequence: MNFTRRNLVTGAGAAMASTLLARAAGAQSFAFTPNQRYPDPAVQILDPSFTKYRLYSSTVEQVASGMRWAEGPAYFPEGGYLLFSDIPNNRIMKFDEKTGQTSVFRANANYANGNARDRQGRLVTCEHSVTRRITRTEKDGKITVLADKFEGKRLNAPNDIVVKSDDSIWFTDPLFGINGEWEGKKEKAEQATTNVYRIAKDGKISAVLTDLVNPNGLAFSPDEKKLYIVEWKGTPNRSIWSYNVSDDGALSGKTKLIDAADQGSLDGVRVDRDGNLWCGWGSNGALQSEPTDIGGRKVFQLKARSEDLDGVMVFSADGKPLAFIKLPERCANLCFGGPKNNRLYMASSHSVYALYVEAHGAV
- a CDS encoding ribonuclease activity regulator RraA, whose translation is MSKLSEATRTKLKSVSTATVATALFKRGLRVQMIQDVHPLGADQPAMVGEAFTLRYMPAREDLNTIEVFKDRSHPQRKAVEDCPPGAVLVMDSRKDARAASAGAILVTRLMKRGVAGVVTDGGFRDSAEIAKLGIPAYHHRPSAPTNLTLHQAIEINVPIGCGDAPVFPGDVILGDADGVIVIPAHLADEIANETFEMTAFEDFVTEEVGKGRGIFGLYPATDPQTLTDFAEWRKKNGR